A region from the Lentimonas sp. CC4 genome encodes:
- a CDS encoding NAD(P) transhydrogenase subunit alpha produces the protein MELILLLFIFVLSAFLGFELIAKVPSQLHTPLMSGSNAISGITVVGAILAVNTSSDSLSVWLGFAAIVLATVNVVGGYMVTDRMLGMFKKKK, from the coding sequence ATGGAACTCATCCTTCTCCTCTTCATCTTCGTGCTCTCGGCCTTCCTCGGCTTTGAACTCATTGCGAAAGTCCCCTCGCAGCTCCACACGCCCCTCATGTCCGGCTCGAACGCGATCTCTGGTATCACCGTCGTCGGCGCGATACTGGCCGTCAATACCAGCTCCGACTCACTTTCCGTTTGGCTAGGCTTCGCTGCCATCGTGCTCGCCACAGTCAACGTCGTAGGCGGCTACATGGTCACCGACCGCATGCTCGGCATGTTCAAGAAAAAGAAATAA
- a CDS encoding phosphatidylglycerophosphatase A, with the protein MNNIERYFPWTRFISTPVVVNLATLGPLGLVKKGPGTVGSVAGIGLYAVLFHHATPLSYLVLMLLFTYLAVAICDTAERRLQMRDPGMIILDELIAVPLVFLGMNGPDGLVAEHGGWPVLFAGFVLFRIFDIAKPFGISKLQNLPGGLGCVVDDLAAGLASCVVLHLILHFFF; encoded by the coding sequence GTGAATAATATAGAACGCTATTTTCCTTGGACGCGCTTTATCTCCACACCCGTGGTGGTGAATCTGGCAACATTGGGCCCGCTGGGCTTGGTGAAAAAAGGCCCCGGCACGGTTGGTAGTGTGGCGGGTATCGGCCTGTATGCCGTGCTGTTTCACCATGCCACGCCGCTGAGTTACCTCGTATTGATGCTGCTGTTCACCTATTTGGCAGTTGCGATTTGTGATACCGCCGAGCGCCGTCTGCAAATGCGTGACCCTGGCATGATTATTCTCGATGAGTTGATCGCTGTGCCGTTGGTGTTCCTCGGGATGAATGGACCAGATGGATTAGTCGCCGAGCATGGTGGCTGGCCAGTATTGTTCGCTGGCTTCGTGCTCTTCCGGATCTTTGATATCGCTAAGCCCTTTGGCATTTCGAAATTGCAGAATCTCCCCGGTGGCCTCGGCTGCGTGGTGGACGATCTCGCTGCAGGTCTTGCGTCCTGTGTCGTGCTGCATTTGATCCTGCACTTCTTTTTCTAA
- a CDS encoding prepilin-type N-terminal cleavage/methylation domain-containing protein, with the protein MKSLIEIEEGACHRAREFQVKVGQGLSGFTLVEVMFAVVVFSMMSLGLTAALIQSLKISDSVISKSTAHSIALGYAEQIMAYSYDTLNEALEDSDTFSLYSTSLGDSNVVTIEDSFAFGVENESLIVMDVDRDSLAATKTMPMRFTIDAESLNSGSNALRALEVTINYSYSPTAADHSSEAAWLSGQICIVKSLVNIY; encoded by the coding sequence GTGAAATCGTTAATAGAAATTGAGGAGGGGGCGTGCCATAGAGCCCGCGAGTTTCAAGTGAAGGTAGGCCAGGGCCTTTCTGGATTCACTTTGGTGGAAGTGATGTTTGCGGTCGTAGTCTTTTCGATGATGTCGCTGGGCCTCACGGCCGCTTTAATTCAATCATTAAAGATTTCGGATAGTGTGATTAGTAAATCGACTGCGCACAGTATTGCACTCGGGTATGCCGAGCAGATTATGGCTTATTCCTATGATACTCTGAACGAGGCGCTTGAGGATAGTGACACGTTTTCCCTGTATTCAACATCACTGGGTGATAGCAATGTTGTTACTATTGAAGACTCGTTCGCTTTCGGTGTGGAAAATGAAAGCTTGATTGTGATGGATGTCGATCGTGATAGCCTAGCTGCAACAAAGACGATGCCCATGCGCTTTACGATTGATGCTGAGAGTTTAAATAGTGGTTCAAATGCACTCCGAGCTCTCGAGGTCACTATTAATTATAGTTACTCGCCAACCGCAGCCGACCATTCTAGCGAAGCTGCTTGGCTGAGTGGGCAAATCTGCATTGTTAAGTCGCTGGTCAATATCTACTAA
- a CDS encoding NYN domain-containing protein, translating to MCSTTKDTICLLIDADNSPAEKINFIIEELASYGVVNIRRAYGNWTKRALHGWEKVLHDHAIQPIQLFDMVKGKNGTDIALVIDAMDILYTKEVQTFAIASSDCDFTPLIMRLRAEGKKVIGFGGQNTPAPFINGCTKFLYLDEDAAAKARRKSYKVSAAELKENTKLMQTLITAVETLADHDGWADLAPVGSHISNQGPFDHRTYGFARLRDLFGALDTFEVKTAQQNNQISYRVRLKT from the coding sequence ATGTGTTCTACGACTAAAGATACCATTTGCCTACTGATCGATGCCGACAATTCGCCGGCGGAAAAGATCAATTTTATCATTGAAGAGCTTGCCAGTTACGGGGTTGTGAACATCCGCCGTGCGTATGGGAACTGGACGAAGCGTGCATTACACGGTTGGGAGAAGGTGCTGCATGATCATGCGATTCAGCCGATTCAACTGTTCGACATGGTGAAGGGTAAAAACGGAACCGACATCGCGTTAGTGATCGACGCGATGGACATACTCTACACGAAAGAGGTGCAGACGTTTGCGATTGCTTCGTCGGACTGCGACTTCACGCCACTCATCATGCGGCTACGAGCTGAGGGTAAGAAAGTCATTGGTTTTGGGGGCCAAAATACGCCGGCTCCCTTTATCAACGGATGCACCAAATTTCTTTATCTCGACGAAGATGCCGCAGCTAAGGCGCGTCGCAAAAGCTATAAGGTCTCCGCTGCGGAACTTAAAGAGAATACGAAGTTGATGCAGACGCTCATCACGGCCGTCGAGACTCTAGCGGATCACGATGGCTGGGCTGACCTCGCGCCTGTGGGGTCGCATATCTCTAATCAAGGCCCCTTTGATCATCGCACTTATGGGTTTGCTCGTTTGCGTGATCTGTTTGGCGCTCTTGATACGTTTGAAGTCAAGACGGCGCAGCAGAATAATCAGATCAGCTACCGCGTGCGCTTGAAAACTTGA
- a CDS encoding prepilin-type N-terminal cleavage/methylation domain-containing protein has protein sequence MKALKLDHKSQQQGGFTLVEIMIAMSIGVAVMGMAIVFFVDTFKISLGVTNNLDIENSIRKVTNELSSDARNANSFVIYKTYSDEGHDIDGSFRAPSGSYLSSNYRMQAGESGSLCVFVYNGEDPTPLDLNPAPIERLVGYYLDDSSDGQGEEFKKFDIDIDVSLQGESVEDLIPAEDAADDHAVLVQSARGLVGDDLFYNLLGRSIIVNSEIIYDLPNKTSGGTYNFTVSPRG, from the coding sequence ATGAAAGCACTGAAGTTAGATCACAAAAGTCAGCAGCAAGGGGGATTTACCTTAGTTGAAATTATGATTGCGATGTCCATTGGAGTTGCAGTCATGGGTATGGCTATCGTCTTTTTCGTTGATACATTTAAGATCTCTCTAGGTGTCACGAATAATTTGGATATCGAAAATTCAATTCGCAAGGTTACCAACGAGCTAAGCAGTGATGCGCGTAATGCAAACAGCTTTGTCATCTACAAGACTTACTCCGATGAAGGGCATGATATTGATGGGAGTTTTAGGGCTCCGTCAGGTAGCTATTTAAGTTCTAATTACCGCATGCAGGCCGGAGAATCGGGAAGTTTATGCGTTTTTGTCTATAATGGCGAAGACCCCACTCCGTTAGATCTCAATCCTGCACCGATTGAGCGCTTAGTTGGCTATTACTTGGATGACAGTAGTGACGGTCAAGGAGAAGAGTTTAAAAAATTTGATATCGATATCGATGTGAGTCTGCAGGGGGAAAGTGTTGAGGACTTGATTCCGGCTGAAGATGCAGCGGATGATCATGCTGTGTTAGTTCAAAGCGCTCGAGGATTAGTTGGGGATGATTTATTTTATAATTTGTTGGGGCGGAGCATCATTGTAAATAGCGAGATTATTTACGATCTGCCGAATAAAACGTCAGGCGGAACTTATAATTTCACGGTATCACCACGAGGCTAA
- a CDS encoding MFS transporter, which produces MSAETELPTDPAQSKRTLGIIFLTLFIDLVGFSIIFPLFPAMLDYYLPNGAGDGSLLGQLIAPLAAWAERSGSGDPRFMTAVLFGGILGSLYSILQFICAPLWGAYSDRVGRRKVLLITIAGLALSYAAWFFAASFWVLVLARVLGGAMGGNLSVATAAVADSTTREKRSSGLAIIGIAFGLGFIVGPGIGGLFAKINLVEHFPALEQFGVNPFSVPALVSFALALTNLIWVARSFKETLPPEKRGKVAPERKGIPIFRLFKIPSAATRRTNLVYLIYMLAFSGMEFTLTFLAVERFQFSPAQNGGMFVFIGFVLILVQGGIVRRLAGPVGEKRLAVAGIACGIAAFLALAIALNLGLFFGALALMAFSIGLASPTLSALVSLYTKEEEQGAAIGVFRSAGSLARAIGPLVAALVYFAYGSKSAYLFGAVVVIVPFILALKLPKPNKDSH; this is translated from the coding sequence ATGTCAGCCGAGACCGAACTACCCACGGATCCCGCTCAAAGTAAACGAACACTCGGAATCATCTTTCTGACCCTGTTCATCGATCTTGTCGGTTTTTCCATCATCTTTCCTCTGTTTCCAGCCATGCTGGACTACTACCTACCCAATGGCGCAGGCGACGGCAGCCTTCTGGGGCAATTAATCGCACCGCTGGCCGCTTGGGCGGAGCGAAGTGGCTCAGGCGATCCGCGCTTTATGACGGCCGTGCTGTTTGGCGGCATCCTTGGTTCGCTCTACTCGATCCTACAATTTATTTGCGCCCCCCTCTGGGGTGCCTACTCCGATCGTGTCGGTCGCCGCAAAGTGCTGCTGATCACGATTGCCGGCCTAGCGCTCAGCTATGCTGCATGGTTCTTCGCCGCATCTTTCTGGGTGCTCGTGCTCGCTCGCGTGCTCGGCGGTGCAATGGGCGGCAACCTCTCCGTGGCGACTGCAGCCGTCGCCGACAGCACCACACGCGAAAAGCGCTCGAGTGGACTCGCAATCATCGGCATCGCATTTGGCCTCGGCTTTATCGTTGGCCCAGGAATCGGCGGCCTATTTGCTAAGATTAATCTAGTGGAGCACTTCCCCGCTCTGGAGCAATTCGGCGTCAATCCATTCTCAGTGCCGGCACTCGTCAGCTTCGCACTCGCGCTGACCAATCTCATCTGGGTCGCACGTAGCTTTAAGGAAACACTGCCCCCAGAAAAGCGCGGAAAAGTCGCCCCCGAGCGCAAAGGCATCCCGATCTTCCGCCTTTTTAAAATCCCATCAGCCGCTACACGCCGCACGAACCTGGTCTATCTGATCTACATGCTGGCCTTCAGCGGCATGGAATTCACCCTCACCTTCCTAGCGGTCGAACGCTTCCAATTCTCTCCAGCACAAAACGGCGGCATGTTCGTATTCATCGGCTTCGTGCTCATCCTCGTGCAAGGCGGCATCGTGCGTCGCCTAGCCGGCCCAGTCGGAGAGAAACGCCTCGCAGTGGCAGGTATCGCCTGCGGCATCGCAGCCTTTCTGGCGCTAGCAATTGCTCTCAACCTTGGCCTATTCTTTGGCGCACTCGCACTCATGGCCTTCTCCATCGGCCTCGCATCGCCAACGCTCAGCGCACTGGTCTCACTCTACACGAAAGAAGAGGAACAAGGCGCAGCAATCGGAGTATTCCGCTCCGCTGGCTCGCTCGCACGCGCAATCGGGCCACTCGTGGCTGCCCTAGTCTACTTCGCATACGGGTCGAAAAGCGCCTATCTATTTGGAGCAGTCGTCGTCATCGTGCCCTTCATCCTCGCACTAAAACTGCCGAAGCCCAATAAGGACAGTCACTAG
- a CDS encoding DUF1059 domain-containing protein produces the protein MKTMTCKQLGGACDVAFHANSFEELTELSKAHGMEMFQQQDAAHMAAIGQMMQLMQSPEALNEWMEARRVEFEALPED, from the coding sequence ATGAAAACAATGACTTGCAAACAACTGGGTGGCGCGTGCGACGTGGCGTTTCACGCAAATTCTTTTGAGGAACTGACTGAGCTCAGTAAAGCGCACGGCATGGAAATGTTTCAGCAGCAGGATGCTGCCCACATGGCAGCGATCGGTCAGATGATGCAGCTCATGCAGTCCCCCGAAGCGCTCAATGAATGGATGGAAGCGCGACGAGTCGAATTCGAAGCTTTGCCCGAAGATTAA
- a CDS encoding NAD(P) transhydrogenase subunit alpha, whose protein sequence is MKRIFAPLEKKPSETRAALSPVSVKKLCDLGLEVSVEKGIGLKSDYSDKEYEIAGAKIVADMSTGYAEADIIARVRKPEPSEMEGIKPGTLHISFLDPFNETALIGDLAKRNISAISMEMIPRSTLAQKMDALSSQANLAGYAAVTMATDRMTKILPMMMTPSGTISPARFFIIGVGVAGLQAIATAKRLGARVEAFDTRPVVEEQVKSLGAKFVKVDLGEMGQTDQGYAKELTPEQLEKQRQEMAKACARADVVITTAKLFGRKAPLILNNEVLDQMQPGSILIDLAVESGGNVEGSKVGEEVVTKNGVRIIGPENLEGYYPKDATLMLASNFYNLIEHFWDAEAKDFKYDAEDEILNGCLITKDGAIVHERFKNVER, encoded by the coding sequence ATGAAGCGAATATTTGCTCCTCTCGAAAAAAAACCGTCCGAAACACGCGCCGCACTCTCGCCGGTGAGCGTAAAAAAACTCTGCGATTTAGGCCTAGAAGTGTCCGTAGAAAAGGGAATTGGATTAAAATCCGACTATTCTGATAAAGAATATGAAATAGCTGGCGCGAAAATCGTGGCCGACATGAGCACAGGTTATGCCGAAGCCGACATCATCGCTCGCGTGCGTAAACCTGAGCCATCCGAAATGGAAGGCATCAAGCCCGGCACACTACACATCAGCTTCCTTGATCCCTTTAACGAAACTGCACTGATCGGCGACCTAGCGAAGCGCAACATCTCGGCCATCAGTATGGAAATGATTCCACGCTCCACACTCGCGCAAAAGATGGATGCCCTCTCCTCTCAAGCGAATCTCGCAGGCTACGCCGCTGTGACGATGGCGACCGACCGCATGACGAAGATCCTGCCGATGATGATGACTCCATCAGGCACGATCTCTCCCGCACGTTTCTTCATCATCGGCGTCGGCGTCGCTGGCCTACAGGCGATCGCAACCGCAAAACGTCTCGGCGCACGTGTCGAAGCCTTTGACACACGCCCCGTCGTGGAAGAGCAGGTTAAATCACTCGGCGCAAAGTTCGTCAAAGTCGACCTCGGTGAAATGGGACAAACCGACCAAGGCTACGCCAAAGAGCTCACCCCCGAGCAACTTGAGAAGCAACGCCAGGAAATGGCAAAAGCCTGCGCCCGTGCCGATGTGGTGATCACCACCGCGAAACTCTTTGGCCGCAAGGCACCGCTGATCCTCAACAACGAAGTGCTCGACCAAATGCAACCCGGCAGCATTTTAATCGACCTCGCAGTCGAGTCTGGCGGCAACGTCGAAGGCTCCAAGGTCGGCGAAGAAGTCGTTACCAAGAACGGCGTCCGTATTATCGGCCCCGAAAACCTCGAAGGTTATTACCCGAAGGATGCCACACTCATGCTGGCCTCGAACTTCTACAACCTCATCGAACACTTCTGGGACGCCGAGGCGAAAGACTTCAAATACGACGCTGAGGACGAAATCCTCAACGGCTGCCTCATCACTAAAGACGGCGCCATCGTGCACGAACGCTTTAAGAACGTCGAACGCTGA
- the coaD gene encoding pantetheine-phosphate adenylyltransferase: protein MKIAIYPGSFDPVTNGHLDVINRGRHIFDKVVVAVARNVGKDPMFTPQERVDLIKENVQNRPNIEVIAFDGLIVDLAEELNAVALIRGMRAVSDFEHEFQMAQMNRHLDDKIETIFLMPNERYFFTSSNLVKQVFKFTDRERHLIPANVHAALSIKCGHTK, encoded by the coding sequence ATGAAAATTGCAATCTATCCGGGCTCCTTTGATCCAGTCACCAATGGCCACCTCGATGTCATCAATCGCGGACGCCACATCTTCGACAAGGTCGTAGTCGCAGTCGCGCGAAATGTGGGTAAAGACCCGATGTTTACGCCACAAGAGCGCGTCGATCTGATTAAAGAGAACGTGCAGAATCGCCCGAATATCGAAGTCATCGCCTTTGATGGCCTGATCGTAGATCTAGCCGAAGAACTCAACGCAGTCGCACTCATCCGCGGGATGCGCGCGGTGTCCGACTTTGAGCACGAATTCCAAATGGCACAGATGAACCGTCACTTAGACGATAAGATCGAAACGATCTTCCTCATGCCAAACGAGCGCTACTTCTTCACCAGCTCGAATCTAGTCAAGCAAGTCTTCAAATTTACGGATCGCGAACGACACCTCATACCAGCCAACGTGCACGCCGCCCTCTCCATAAAATGCGGGCACACTAAATAA
- a CDS encoding phosphoserine transaminase encodes MKPTVKPARPYFSSGPCSKRPGWSLEALNEALVGRSHRAKPAKARIEEVIDKSASILGLPEGYVCGIVPASDTGAMEMAMWSLLGARGVDMCAWESFGSGWVTDVLKQLKLDNVNKHEADYGKLPDFSKVDFNNDVIFTYNGTTSGVKVPNLDWIPADRAGLTICDATSAVFAMDIDYTKLDVVTWSWQKVMGGEGAHGMIVLSPRAIERLESYTPAWPLPKIFRLTKGGKLIKGIFSGATINTVSMLAIEDAVDGLRWAESIGGLPKLIERSEANLAALSAWVEKTDWIEFLAEEPATVSNTSICLKITADWYQALPADEQAAKAKQLVSLLDKEGVGYDFGSYRDAPDGLRIWGGATVDTADIEALLPWLDWAFEEIQG; translated from the coding sequence ATGAAACCAACAGTCAAACCAGCACGTCCTTATTTCTCATCCGGCCCTTGCAGCAAGCGCCCCGGTTGGTCGCTTGAAGCGCTCAACGAAGCACTTGTCGGCCGTTCTCACCGCGCAAAGCCAGCGAAGGCGCGCATCGAAGAAGTCATCGACAAGTCCGCATCCATCCTCGGCCTACCCGAAGGTTATGTCTGCGGCATCGTCCCTGCATCCGACACCGGTGCGATGGAAATGGCAATGTGGTCACTCCTCGGCGCTCGTGGCGTTGATATGTGCGCATGGGAGTCCTTCGGCTCCGGTTGGGTGACTGACGTGCTCAAGCAGCTCAAGCTCGACAACGTCAACAAGCACGAAGCCGACTACGGCAAACTGCCAGACTTCAGCAAAGTTGATTTCAACAACGACGTCATCTTCACTTACAACGGCACCACTTCAGGCGTCAAAGTCCCCAACCTCGACTGGATCCCAGCCGACCGTGCAGGCCTCACGATTTGCGACGCGACCTCTGCGGTCTTCGCAATGGACATCGACTACACGAAGTTGGACGTCGTGACATGGTCATGGCAAAAAGTCATGGGTGGCGAAGGGGCACACGGAATGATCGTGCTCAGCCCACGCGCGATTGAGCGTCTCGAAAGCTACACACCCGCATGGCCACTGCCTAAGATCTTCCGCCTGACAAAGGGTGGCAAGCTCATCAAGGGCATCTTCAGCGGTGCAACGATCAACACCGTCTCCATGCTCGCCATCGAAGACGCAGTGGACGGCCTACGCTGGGCAGAAAGCATCGGCGGCCTACCGAAGCTGATCGAACGCTCCGAAGCCAACCTCGCAGCACTGTCTGCATGGGTCGAGAAGACCGATTGGATCGAGTTCCTCGCCGAAGAGCCAGCCACCGTGTCCAACACATCGATCTGCCTCAAGATCACAGCAGACTGGTATCAAGCCCTTCCAGCCGACGAGCAAGCCGCCAAGGCGAAGCAACTCGTCAGCCTGCTCGACAAAGAAGGCGTCGGTTACGATTTCGGCAGCTACCGCGACGCACCCGACGGTCTCCGCATCTGGGGTGGCGCAACGGTGGACACCGCCGACATCGAAGCCCTCCTGCCATGGCTCGACTGGGCCTTCGAAGAGATCCAGGGCTAG
- a CDS encoding mechanosensitive ion channel domain-containing protein, with translation MTLFLKVLELIGPLAATFLSAVLILIATDKLMRARAHSRQVQNNFARHITIISISVVSLIAVILALPIHDEMKGQLFSLISVALTVVVALSSTTIVSNAMAGIMSRTIGSFKVGDFVKSEEHFGRITERGLLHTEIQTEDRDLMTVPNLYLMTNPFRVVQNSGTVVSATVSLGYDIDHSEIEPKLIEAANAVELEEPFVRILELGDFSVSYRVGGFLSEVTKLVSTRSKLNKAVLDSLHKGDIEIASPNIMAQRPITDGKKFIPKRTKGQQPRVKNIDAPDERIFDKAERAAEKERLSAEHDQISHELEVMEKEAKDDETEPLAVTMHRRRLKAIERKLELMVSVEAET, from the coding sequence ATGACTTTATTCCTCAAAGTGCTAGAACTGATTGGCCCACTCGCGGCGACGTTCCTCAGCGCAGTGCTGATACTGATTGCCACGGACAAGTTGATGCGTGCCCGTGCCCACTCGCGCCAGGTTCAGAACAACTTCGCGCGGCACATCACAATCATCTCAATAAGCGTCGTGAGTTTAATCGCGGTGATTCTAGCGCTGCCAATCCACGACGAAATGAAGGGGCAGCTCTTCAGCCTAATCAGTGTCGCACTCACCGTGGTCGTCGCCCTCTCGTCTACCACCATTGTGTCCAATGCCATGGCAGGCATCATGTCCCGAACGATTGGCAGTTTTAAGGTTGGGGATTTCGTTAAATCCGAAGAGCACTTTGGCCGTATTACCGAACGTGGCCTATTACACACTGAGATTCAAACTGAAGACCGCGATCTCATGACTGTGCCCAATCTCTATTTAATGACCAATCCCTTCCGAGTCGTGCAGAACTCTGGCACAGTGGTCTCCGCCACTGTTTCGCTTGGCTACGATATCGATCACAGCGAAATCGAACCCAAACTCATCGAAGCTGCCAATGCCGTAGAACTGGAAGAGCCCTTTGTCAGAATACTAGAACTAGGCGACTTCTCCGTCTCTTATCGCGTCGGGGGCTTTTTATCCGAGGTTACCAAGCTCGTCAGCACACGCTCCAAACTGAACAAAGCCGTGCTCGATTCGCTGCACAAGGGGGACATTGAAATCGCCTCTCCGAATATCATGGCGCAGCGTCCAATCACCGATGGGAAAAAATTCATTCCCAAAAGAACCAAAGGTCAGCAGCCCAGAGTCAAAAATATCGACGCGCCCGACGAGCGCATATTCGACAAAGCCGAGCGTGCTGCCGAAAAGGAGCGCCTCAGCGCAGAGCACGACCAGATTAGCCACGAGCTTGAAGTGATGGAGAAAGAAGCCAAAGACGACGAGACCGAGCCACTCGCAGTCACGATGCATCGTCGCCGTTTGAAAGCGATCGAACGCAAGCTAGAGTTGATGGTATCAGTCGAAGCTGAAACGTAG
- the pgsA gene encoding CDP-diacylglycerol--glycerol-3-phosphate 3-phosphatidyltransferase: MNLPNLLTLSRIPIIFAVVALLYLPVTGASTVAFVLFVIGAITDWADGYYARKQGIVSNFGKLMDALTDKVFMVGLFITMVVMGELPGLWSLFLLLLILSREFLITGLRLVAASSGIILAAEKSGKNKTVFQITSAILLLLAIAIRKDMPNLFPAIFGYTFDGILHWAGVLCFVLAAWLTISSGTKYMIKYWSVFIGEDENKGE, from the coding sequence GTGAATTTACCGAACCTTCTCACGCTATCTCGTATTCCGATCATCTTTGCGGTGGTGGCTCTCTTGTATTTACCTGTTACTGGGGCTAGCACTGTGGCCTTTGTGCTGTTTGTGATCGGTGCAATTACCGATTGGGCGGATGGCTACTACGCGCGTAAACAGGGCATCGTCTCCAATTTCGGCAAGCTCATGGATGCACTCACCGACAAGGTCTTCATGGTGGGCTTGTTTATTACCATGGTGGTGATGGGCGAGTTGCCGGGGCTATGGTCGCTGTTTCTATTACTGCTGATCTTGAGCCGCGAGTTTTTGATCACTGGTTTGCGCTTGGTGGCAGCCAGTTCTGGGATCATTTTGGCCGCAGAGAAGTCTGGTAAGAATAAGACGGTCTTTCAGATTACTTCCGCAATCTTGCTGTTGCTGGCGATTGCGATCCGCAAAGATATGCCGAATTTATTTCCTGCAATCTTCGGGTATACGTTTGATGGGATTCTTCACTGGGCGGGCGTGCTTTGCTTTGTGTTGGCTGCGTGGTTGACGATTTCATCTGGCACGAAGTATATGATCAAGTATTGGTCGGTATTCATCGGGGAGGATGAAAATAAAGGTGAATAA
- the fbaA gene encoding class II fructose-bisphosphate aldolase has protein sequence MPVATPIQYAAMLDAAQKGNYAYPAVNVTSITTINAALKSFADAKSDGIIQVSTGGGQFASGLEVNDAAFGAIVLAEATHLLAEKYDVLVALHTDHCHPEKVEGFLKPLLAASRKRIAEGKGPLFQSHMFDGSVVELDENLKISKELLKECAELDIILEVEAGCVGGEEDGHDTSGLPAEKLYTTPEDMVEVYEALQPLGRFLFAATFGNVHGAYKPGSVKLKPTILRDGQKAVTDKHGEAALMDLVFHGGSGSELSDIRETLGYGVVKMNIDTDTQYAFTRPIVTHICGNIEGVLKIDGEVGNKKNYDPRGYLKKGEASMAARLVQAAEDLCSNGKTIFGTV, from the coding sequence ATGCCAGTAGCAACACCTATACAATACGCAGCAATGCTCGACGCAGCCCAAAAGGGCAACTACGCCTATCCGGCAGTGAACGTCACATCGATCACTACGATCAATGCTGCTCTCAAATCCTTCGCTGACGCAAAGTCCGACGGTATCATCCAAGTTTCCACAGGTGGCGGTCAGTTCGCTTCTGGTCTTGAAGTCAACGACGCCGCATTCGGCGCAATCGTTCTTGCAGAAGCAACACACTTGCTTGCTGAGAAATACGACGTGCTCGTAGCGCTCCACACAGACCACTGCCACCCTGAGAAGGTTGAAGGTTTCCTCAAGCCACTTCTTGCAGCTTCCCGCAAGCGCATCGCAGAAGGCAAGGGCCCCCTCTTCCAATCCCACATGTTCGACGGTTCTGTTGTAGAGCTCGACGAAAACCTTAAGATCTCCAAGGAGCTTCTTAAAGAGTGTGCTGAACTCGACATCATCCTCGAAGTTGAAGCAGGTTGCGTAGGCGGCGAAGAAGACGGCCACGACACATCTGGCCTTCCAGCAGAAAAGCTCTACACCACACCAGAAGACATGGTCGAAGTTTACGAAGCACTCCAGCCACTCGGCCGCTTCCTCTTCGCAGCAACTTTCGGTAACGTGCACGGCGCCTACAAGCCAGGTTCGGTTAAGCTTAAGCCAACCATCCTTCGCGATGGCCAAAAGGCAGTGACAGACAAGCACGGCGAAGCAGCACTCATGGATCTCGTCTTCCACGGCGGTTCCGGCTCTGAGCTCAGCGACATCCGCGAAACTCTCGGCTACGGTGTCGTGAAGATGAACATCGACACAGACACACAGTATGCATTCACACGCCCAATCGTCACTCACATCTGCGGCAACATCGAAGGTGTGCTCAAGATCGACGGCGAAGTTGGCAACAAGAAGAACTACGACCCACGCGGCTACCTGAAGAAGGGTGAAGCAAGCATGGCAGCACGTCTTGTTCAAGCTGCAGAAGATCTTTGCTCCAACGGCAAGACCATCTTCGGCACTGTCTAA